From the genome of Phreatobacter cathodiphilus, one region includes:
- a CDS encoding DnaJ C-terminal domain-containing protein, translating to MARDPYDVIGVARSASADEIKRAFRKKAKALHPDANPNDPKAQDRFAELNNAYELLSDADKRRQFDRGEIDAEGKPRFAGFEGFGGGRPRGGPGAGAGPHGETIFETFSFGRDGFQRGGGRTGGQPGGPPPMDDFFDILSGMTGGTKGGRGRSPFGDDFSAPPSGEDVTLTIKVPFLDAARGSTQRVVLPTGESVDLKIPPGTRDGHRMRLRGKGKPGSLGRPTGDAYVVVAVEPHPAFKADGKDLRLDLPIALDEAILGAKVRAPTLDGEVELTLPAMTSSGKTFRLRGKGLPADSGAGDLYVTVRIVLPEASADLEGFARILKERRKGDPRDGL from the coding sequence AGGCGCTTCATCCCGATGCCAATCCCAACGATCCCAAGGCGCAGGACCGCTTTGCGGAACTGAACAACGCCTACGAACTCCTGTCGGATGCCGACAAGCGGCGCCAGTTCGACCGCGGCGAGATCGACGCCGAAGGCAAGCCGCGCTTCGCCGGCTTCGAGGGTTTCGGCGGTGGCCGCCCGCGCGGGGGGCCGGGCGCCGGCGCAGGCCCGCACGGCGAGACGATCTTCGAGACCTTCTCGTTCGGCCGCGACGGCTTCCAGCGCGGCGGCGGGCGGACGGGCGGCCAGCCGGGCGGCCCGCCGCCGATGGACGATTTCTTCGACATCCTCTCCGGCATGACCGGCGGCACGAAGGGCGGTCGCGGCCGCTCGCCCTTCGGCGACGATTTCTCCGCTCCGCCCTCGGGCGAGGACGTGACGCTGACCATCAAGGTGCCGTTTCTGGACGCCGCCCGCGGCTCCACCCAGCGGGTGGTGCTTCCGACAGGCGAATCGGTCGACCTGAAGATCCCGCCGGGCACGCGGGACGGCCACCGCATGCGCCTGCGCGGCAAGGGCAAGCCCGGCAGCCTCGGCCGTCCGACCGGCGATGCCTATGTGGTGGTGGCGGTCGAGCCGCATCCCGCCTTCAAGGCCGACGGCAAGGATCTGAGGCTCGACCTGCCGATCGCCCTCGACGAGGCGATCCTCGGCGCCAAGGTGCGCGCGCCCACCCTCGACGGCGAGGTGGAGCTGACCCTTCCCGCCATGACCTCCTCGGGCAAGACCTTCCGCCTGCGCGGCAAGGGCTTGCCGGCGGATAGCGGCGCGGGCGACCTCTATGTCACCGTGCGCATCGTCCTCCCCGAGGCGAGCGCCGACCTCGAGGGCTTCGCCCGCATCCTGAAGGAGCGACGCAAGGGCGACCCGCGCGACGGGCTGTGA